From a single Capsicum annuum cultivar UCD-10X-F1 chromosome 12, UCD10Xv1.1, whole genome shotgun sequence genomic region:
- the LOC107855549 gene encoding auxin-responsive protein SAUR68-like: MAILSAKKLIKMARRWQKFAAKQRKRISFPRNGSKAEGCSISSSSIVEKGHFVVYTIDQRRCVFPLTYLQNEVVMQLLSMSEEEFGLPSGFPITLPCDAAFMDYIISLIQKGVAAGDLHKALILSIPSCCCSTFSLHQESGNQQLLVC; the protein is encoded by the coding sequence ATGGCAATTCTCAGTGCTAAAAAACTCATCAAGATGGCCAGGAGATGGCAGAAGTTTGCAGCCAAGCAGAGGAAGAGGATTTCATTTCCGAGAAATGGAAGTAAAGCCGAAGGTTGCAGTATATCCTCATCCTCTATAGTTGAAAAAGGCCATTTTGTAGTCTATACAATTGATCAAAGGCGCTGCGTGTTTCCCTTGACTTACCTTCAAAATGAGGTCGTTATGCAACTTTTAAGCATGTCGGAAGAAGAGTTTGGACTACCGAGTGGTTTCCCTATTACATTACCCTGTGATGCCGCCTTCATGGACTACATCATTTCGCTAATACAAAAAGGCGTAGCTGCAGGAGATCTTCACAAAGCATTGATCCTCTCAATTCCTTCATGTTGTTGTTCAACTTTCTCTTTGCATCAAGAAAGTGGAAACCAACAGCTTCTTGTTTGTTGA
- the LOC107855538 gene encoding auxin-responsive protein SAUR68-like — protein sequence MILFHRQLQALSIQTPYCSKFLVSFLVSNLPRKMAMLSPKKLIKMARRWKKFAAMQRRRISFPRNGSNEDACSTSSFNTVEKGHFVVYTIDQRRYVFPLAYLENDAIVQLLNISEEEFGLPSGGPITLSCDSAFMDYIISLIKKGVADGDLHRALLLSIPSCCCTSSSYLHQESGNQQLLVY from the coding sequence ATGATCCTTTTTCATCGTCAACTACAAGCATTATCGATTCAGACACCATATTGTTCTAAATTTCTAGTTTCCTTTCTTGTTTCCAATCTTCCAAGAAAAATGGCAATGCTCAGCCCTAAGAAACTCATCAAGATGGCCAGGAGATGGAAGAAGTTTGCAGCCATGCAGAGGAGGAGGATTTCATTTCCAAGAAATGGCAGTAATGAAGACGCTTGCAGTACATCCTCATTCAATACAGTTGAAAAAGGCCATTTTGTAGTCTATACAATTGATCAAAGGCGATATGTGTTTCCCCTGGCATACCTTGAAAATGATGCCATTGTGCAACTTTTAAACATATCTGAAGAAGAGTTTGGACTGCCGAGTGGTGGCCCAATTACATTGTCCTGTGATTCAGCCTTCATGGACTACATCATTTCGCTAATCAAGAAAGGTGTAGCTGATGGAGATCTACACAGAGCATTGCTCCTCTCAATTCCTTCATGTTGCTGTACTTCATCTTCTTATTTGCACCAAGAAAGTGGAAACCAACAGCTTCTGGTTTATTGA
- the LOC124889261 gene encoding auxin-responsive protein SAUR68-like, protein MISAKKLIKMARKWQKFAAKQRKRISFPRSYYNNAESCSRSSIVGKGKFVVYTNDQKRFVVPLAYLQHEIIRQLLHMSEEEFGLPSDGPITLPCDALVMHYIISLIEKGVAADLQNALLVSVGSSRCSSTLYLQEQKNPQLLVC, encoded by the coding sequence ATGATAAGTGCCAAGAAACTCATCAAGATGGCAAGAAAATGGCAAAAGTTCGCAGCCAAGCAAAGGAAGAGAATTTCTTTTCCAAGGTCCTATTACAACAATGCGGAGAGTTGTAGCAGATCTTCTATAGTTGGCAAAGGGAAATTTGTGGTATATACAAATGATCAAAAGCGATTTGTGGTTCCGTTGGCTTATCTCCAACACGAGATAATCAGACAGTTGTTGCACATGTCTGAAGAAGAGTTTGGACTTCCAAGTGATGGTCCTATTACATTACCCTGTGATGCACTGGtcatgcattatatcatatcacTCATCGAAAAAGGTGTAGCCGCAGATCTTCAGAATGCTTTGCTCGTATCAGTCGGTTCCAGCCGATGTTCATCAACTTTATACCTTCAAGAACAAAAGAATCCGCAACTGTTAGTTTGTTGA
- the LOC124889390 gene encoding isocitrate dehydrogenase [NADP]-like yields the protein MWKRPYGINRNILNGAVFREPILCKNIPRLVPGWSKPICIGRHAFGDQYRATDTVIQGAGKLKLVFVPEGTDQKIEFEVCNFTGAGEVALSMYNTDKSICSFAEASMNMAYQKKWPLYLSTKNTILEKYDGRFKDIFQEVYESNWKLKFEEAGI from the coding sequence ATGTGGAAGAGACCATATGGGATAAATAGGAATATTCTAAATGGTGCGGTATTCAGGGAACCAATCCTCTGCAAAAACATCCCTCGACTTGTCCCAGGTTGGTCAAAACCGATATGCATAGGCAGACATGCTTTTGGTGATCAATATCGAGCTACTGATACAGTAATTCAAGGAGCTGGAAAACTCAAATTAGTATTTGTACCAGAAGGGACGGATCAAAAGATCGAGTTCGAGGTTTGCAACTTCACTGGTGCTGGTGAAGTAGCTCTATCCATGTACAACACGGATAAGTCTATTTGTTCTTTCGCTGAAGCTTCTATGAACATGGCTTACCAAAAGAAATGGCCACTCTATCTTAGCACAAAGAATACCATCCTTGAGAAATACGATGGAAGATTCAAGGACATATTCCAGGAAGTTTATGAGTCAAACTGGAAGTTGAAGTTTGAAGAAGCTGGGATCTGA
- the LOC107855555 gene encoding auxin-responsive protein SAUR21-like, producing MGIKMTPVIQATRILRMFSNSGGVPNGHCSVYVGETQKKRFVVPVPYLSQPLFQDLLAKAEEEFGFDHQMGGLTIPCKEDVFVDLTSRLRSS from the coding sequence ATGGGTATCAAAATGACTCCCGTTATTCAAGCTACTAGAATCTTGAGGATGTTTTCGAATTCCGGAGGTGTTCCCAACGGTCATTGTTCAGTATATGTAGGAGAGACCCAGAAGAAGAGATTCGTCGTGCCAGTTCCATACTTGAGCCAGCCTCTATTTCAAGACTTATTAGCTAAAGCCGAGGAGGAGTTCGGATTTGATCATCAGATGGGTGGACTTACAATACCTTGCAAAGAGGATGTATTTGTTGATCTTACTTCCCGGTTGAGGAGCTCGTGA
- the LOC124889260 gene encoding uncharacterized protein LOC124889260 — MVMTSCELWFDFKSDTIIWGKICPCEGAEKLLFLIIDERPILIAWDVIGNKKVMMLRMRMYDHMMYLVNCHIATHLGVINYQFSSYQFTLENNGDLDGKGCTQFPLLQFSAPSLGKMSSTSFEQNMENGGRELFMLFQSLGPSFSKKGPTVEGAASSGWNGRPFAVIKSLGQTQKYGENGFNFGQAGHEMTRVIWKLIKDKLILPFVELDIKYFVLGLHHRDATDDKVTIESAKATLKYNVAIKCATITPDEARMKEF, encoded by the coding sequence ATGGTCATGACTTCGTGCGAATTATGGTTTGACTTTAAGAGTGATACGATAATTTGGGGCAAAATTTGCCCATGTGAAGGAGCTGAGAAATTGCTCTTTCTAATAATAGATGAAAGACCAATATTAATTGCATGGGATGTGATTGGAAACAAGAAAGTAATGATGTTGAGGATGAGAATGTATGACCATATGATGTACCTTGTAAACTGTCACATTGCTACACACTTAGGAGTCATCAATTATCAATTCTCTAGTTACCAGTTCACTCTTGAGAACAATGGTGATCTCGACGGGAAGGGATGCACTCAGTTTCCACTTTTACAGTTTTCTGCGCCTTCACTTGGAAAGATGAGTTCTACATCTTTTGAGCAGAATATGGAGAACGGAGGGAGGGAGTTGTTTATGTTATTCCAGTCTCTTGGTCCTTCATTCAGTAAGAAGGGTCCGACAGTAGAAGGAGCTGCATCTTCTGGGTGGAATGGACGACCTTTTGCAGTCATCAAAAGTTTGGGACAGACACAAAAATATGGTGAAAATGGTTTTAACTTTGGTCAAGCAGGACATGAAATGACTCGTGTCATTTGGAAATTAATCAAGGATAAGCTCATCTTGCCCTTTGTGGAGTTGGATATAAAATACTTCGTTCTTGGCCTTCATCACCGTGATGCCACAGATGATAAGGTTACAATTGAAAGCGCTAAGGCTACTTTGAAGTATAATGTAGCAATTAAGTGTGCAACCATCACTCCAGATGAAGCTCGTATGAAGGAGTTTTAA